From the genome of Primulina eburnea isolate SZY01 chromosome 12, ASM2296580v1, whole genome shotgun sequence, one region includes:
- the LOC140808043 gene encoding ENTH domain-containing protein C794.11c-like: MGSGLMGDLKRQASLFLKDKMKRARLVLMDATPAQLLTEEITNGDSCAQDASAMRMIARAAFEVDDYERIVHILHHRLSKFDTWNWRGSYNALVVLEYLLTHGPLRVAEEFQSDQQTITHMAATFHYVDHKGFDWGLSVKDKSDRITSLLQDKSYLTEERAKARKLSVGIKGFGSFNISSTKHFSTSDNRRQKDIEFDGYKAELVSNGCHEYVMEDHQEHPFWDHKESHSTRVSLLSAI; the protein is encoded by the exons ATGGGGTCTGGATTGATGGGTGATTTGAAGAGGCAAGCTTCGTTGTTCTTGAAGGATAAAATGAAGAGAGCAAGATTGGTATTAATGGATGCTACACCTGCACAATT ATTAACAGAAGAAATAACAAATGGAGATTCATGTGCACAAGATGCTTCTGCCATGAGGATGATCGCTCGTGCTGCCTTTGAGGTCGACGATTATGAAAGAATCGTCCATATTCTTCATCACag GTTGTCTAAATTTGATACATGGAATTGGAGAGGCTCTTACAATGCTCTAGTTGTTTTGGAATACCTGCTCACCCATGGACCTCTACGAGTGGCAGAGGAATTTCAAAGTGACCAGCAAACTATTACACATATGGCGGCGACTTTTCACTATGTCGATCACAAAGG GTTCGACTGGGGATTGAGTGTGAAGGACAAATCTGACAGAATAACAAGCCTTCTCCAAGACAAGTCGTATCTCACGGAGGAGAGGGCTAAGGCAAGGAAGCTTAGTGTCGGAATCAAAGGGTTTGGGAGTTTTAACATATCCAGCACGAAACACTTCTCAACAAGTGATAATCGTCGTCAAAAGGACATTGAATTTGATGGATACAAAGCCGAGCTCGTGTCGAACGGCTGCCATGAATATGTTATGGAAGATCATCAGGAGCATCCATTTTGGGATCATAAAGAGTCACACAGCACAAGAGTCTCACTTCTATCTGCCATATAA
- the LOC140807357 gene encoding uncharacterized protein isoform X3, giving the protein MEFIWILFQLLILASVLAVALASAIVFETFRRKYNHSCHVEAPPVFEDPNSLKPVKCPHILDPAEKYISLIVPAYNEEYRLPGALDETLNYLQERTAKDKLFSYEVVIVDDGSTDGTKRVAFDYVKRYTVDNIRVVLLGRNHGKGEAIRKGVLHSRGELILMLDADGATKVCDLEKLENQILALAMEERKFGDSSASDSTLRISDVPIAAFGSRAHLEEKALATRKWYRNFLMKGFHLVVLLAAGPGIRDTQCGFKMFTRAAARKLFMNVRLKRWCFDVELVYLCKWFRIPVIEISVNWTEIPGSKVNLLSIPNMLWEIALMSLGYRTGMWKIYS; this is encoded by the exons ATGGAATTTATATGGATTTTGTTTCAATTGCTGATCTTGGCTTCTGTTTTGGCTGTTGCATTAGCATCCGCCATTGTTTTCGAAACGTTCAGGAGAAAGTATAACCACTC CTGTCATGTTGAGGCCCCTCCTGTCTTTGAAGATCCCAATTCATTGAAGCCG GTCAAGTGTCCTCATATTCTTGATCCTGCTGAGAAGTATATTTCCTTGATAGTTCCAGCATACAATGAGGAGTATAGGCTTCCAGGAGCTCTCGACGAAACCTTGAA CTACCTTCAAGAACGCACAGCAAAGGACAAGCTTTTTTCATATGAG GTGGTGATTGTTGATGATGGAAGCACTGATGGTACCAAAAGAGTAGCTTTTGACTATGTGAAGAGGTACACCGTAGACAATATAAGAGTAGTCCTTCTTGGAAGGAACCATGGGAAGGGTGAAGCAATAAGAAAA GGCGTGCTACACTCACGTGGTGAACTAATATTAATGCTCGATGCTGATGGGGCAACCAAAGTGTGTGACCTTGAGAAACTAGAAAATCAG ATTCTTGCACTTGCTATGGAGGAGCGCAAGTTTGGAGACTCTTCAGCTAGTGATTCAACTTTAAGAATCTCCGATGTCCCAATTGCTGCTTTTGGGTCTCGTGCTCACCTTGAGGAGAAGGCTCTGGCAACA AGAAAGTGGTATCGCAATTTTTTGATGAAGGGATTTCATCTCGTAGTTCTGTTGGCTGCTGGTCCTGGAATTCGTGACACACAG TGTGGTTTTAAAATGTTCACCAGAGCTGCTGCGCGGAAGCTTTTCATGAATGTCCGCTTGAAACG GTGGTGCTTTGATGTTGAGTTAGTGTATTTGTGCAAATGGTTTCGCATCCCCGTGATCGAGATTTCTGTTAACTGGACTGAAATTCCTGGATCAAAGGTTAACTTATTAAGCATTCCTAATATGTTGTGGGAGATAGCTCTCATGTCGCTAGGTTACAGAACTGGCATGTGGAAAATTTACAGCTAA
- the LOC140807357 gene encoding uncharacterized protein isoform X2 yields MEFIWILFQLLILASVLAVALASAIVFETFRRKYNHSCHVEAPPVFEDPNSLKPVKCPHILDPAEKYISLIVPAYNEEYRLPGALDETLNYLQERTAKDKLFSYEGGFLGTIFRASFLVEICKAADTPVLVVIVDDGSTDGTKRVAFDYVKRYTVDNIRVVLLGRNHGKGEAIRKGVLHSRGELILMLDADGATKVCDLEKLENQILALAMEERKFGDSSASDSTLRISDVPIAAFGSRAHLEEKALATRKWYRNFLMKGFHLVVLLAAGPGIRDTQCGFKMFTRAAARKLFMNVRLKRWCFDVELVYLCKWFRIPVIEISVNWTEIPGSKVNLLSIPNMLWEIALMSLGYRTGMWKIYS; encoded by the exons ATGGAATTTATATGGATTTTGTTTCAATTGCTGATCTTGGCTTCTGTTTTGGCTGTTGCATTAGCATCCGCCATTGTTTTCGAAACGTTCAGGAGAAAGTATAACCACTC CTGTCATGTTGAGGCCCCTCCTGTCTTTGAAGATCCCAATTCATTGAAGCCG GTCAAGTGTCCTCATATTCTTGATCCTGCTGAGAAGTATATTTCCTTGATAGTTCCAGCATACAATGAGGAGTATAGGCTTCCAGGAGCTCTCGACGAAACCTTGAA CTACCTTCAAGAACGCACAGCAAAGGACAAGCTTTTTTCATATGAG GGAGGTTTTTTGGGTACTATTTTTAGAGCAAGCTTTCTTGTTGAAATATGTAAAGCAGCAGATACTCCCGTCCTG GTGGTGATTGTTGATGATGGAAGCACTGATGGTACCAAAAGAGTAGCTTTTGACTATGTGAAGAGGTACACCGTAGACAATATAAGAGTAGTCCTTCTTGGAAGGAACCATGGGAAGGGTGAAGCAATAAGAAAA GGCGTGCTACACTCACGTGGTGAACTAATATTAATGCTCGATGCTGATGGGGCAACCAAAGTGTGTGACCTTGAGAAACTAGAAAATCAG ATTCTTGCACTTGCTATGGAGGAGCGCAAGTTTGGAGACTCTTCAGCTAGTGATTCAACTTTAAGAATCTCCGATGTCCCAATTGCTGCTTTTGGGTCTCGTGCTCACCTTGAGGAGAAGGCTCTGGCAACA AGAAAGTGGTATCGCAATTTTTTGATGAAGGGATTTCATCTCGTAGTTCTGTTGGCTGCTGGTCCTGGAATTCGTGACACACAG TGTGGTTTTAAAATGTTCACCAGAGCTGCTGCGCGGAAGCTTTTCATGAATGTCCGCTTGAAACG GTGGTGCTTTGATGTTGAGTTAGTGTATTTGTGCAAATGGTTTCGCATCCCCGTGATCGAGATTTCTGTTAACTGGACTGAAATTCCTGGATCAAAGGTTAACTTATTAAGCATTCCTAATATGTTGTGGGAGATAGCTCTCATGTCGCTAGGTTACAGAACTGGCATGTGGAAAATTTACAGCTAA
- the LOC140807357 gene encoding uncharacterized protein isoform X1, which produces MEFIWILFQLLILASVLAVALASAIVFETFRRKYNHSCHVEAPPVFEDPNSLKPVKCPHILDPAEKYISLIVPAYNEEYRLPGALDETLNYLQERTAKDKLFSYEGGFLGTIFRASFLVEICKAADTPVLVHVVIVDDGSTDGTKRVAFDYVKRYTVDNIRVVLLGRNHGKGEAIRKGVLHSRGELILMLDADGATKVCDLEKLENQILALAMEERKFGDSSASDSTLRISDVPIAAFGSRAHLEEKALATRKWYRNFLMKGFHLVVLLAAGPGIRDTQCGFKMFTRAAARKLFMNVRLKRWCFDVELVYLCKWFRIPVIEISVNWTEIPGSKVNLLSIPNMLWEIALMSLGYRTGMWKIYS; this is translated from the exons ATGGAATTTATATGGATTTTGTTTCAATTGCTGATCTTGGCTTCTGTTTTGGCTGTTGCATTAGCATCCGCCATTGTTTTCGAAACGTTCAGGAGAAAGTATAACCACTC CTGTCATGTTGAGGCCCCTCCTGTCTTTGAAGATCCCAATTCATTGAAGCCG GTCAAGTGTCCTCATATTCTTGATCCTGCTGAGAAGTATATTTCCTTGATAGTTCCAGCATACAATGAGGAGTATAGGCTTCCAGGAGCTCTCGACGAAACCTTGAA CTACCTTCAAGAACGCACAGCAAAGGACAAGCTTTTTTCATATGAG GGAGGTTTTTTGGGTACTATTTTTAGAGCAAGCTTTCTTGTTGAAATATGTAAAGCAGCAGATACTCCCGTCCTGGTACAT GTGGTGATTGTTGATGATGGAAGCACTGATGGTACCAAAAGAGTAGCTTTTGACTATGTGAAGAGGTACACCGTAGACAATATAAGAGTAGTCCTTCTTGGAAGGAACCATGGGAAGGGTGAAGCAATAAGAAAA GGCGTGCTACACTCACGTGGTGAACTAATATTAATGCTCGATGCTGATGGGGCAACCAAAGTGTGTGACCTTGAGAAACTAGAAAATCAG ATTCTTGCACTTGCTATGGAGGAGCGCAAGTTTGGAGACTCTTCAGCTAGTGATTCAACTTTAAGAATCTCCGATGTCCCAATTGCTGCTTTTGGGTCTCGTGCTCACCTTGAGGAGAAGGCTCTGGCAACA AGAAAGTGGTATCGCAATTTTTTGATGAAGGGATTTCATCTCGTAGTTCTGTTGGCTGCTGGTCCTGGAATTCGTGACACACAG TGTGGTTTTAAAATGTTCACCAGAGCTGCTGCGCGGAAGCTTTTCATGAATGTCCGCTTGAAACG GTGGTGCTTTGATGTTGAGTTAGTGTATTTGTGCAAATGGTTTCGCATCCCCGTGATCGAGATTTCTGTTAACTGGACTGAAATTCCTGGATCAAAGGTTAACTTATTAAGCATTCCTAATATGTTGTGGGAGATAGCTCTCATGTCGCTAGGTTACAGAACTGGCATGTGGAAAATTTACAGCTAA
- the LOC140807357 gene encoding uncharacterized protein isoform X4, producing the protein MEFIWILFQLLILASVLAVALASAIVFETFRRKYNHSCHVEAPPVFEDPNSLKPVKCPHILDPAEKYISLIVPAYNEEYRLPGALDETLNYLQERTAKDKLFSYEGGFLGTIFRASFLVEICKAADTPVLVHVVIVDDGSTDGTKRVAFDYVKRYTVDNIRVVLLGRNHGKGEAIRKGVLHSRGELILMLDADGATKVCDLEKLENQILALAMEERKFGDSSASDSTLRISDVPIAAFGSRAHLEEKALATRKWYRNFLMKGFHLVVLLAAGPGIRDTQSCCAEAFHECPLETVVL; encoded by the exons ATGGAATTTATATGGATTTTGTTTCAATTGCTGATCTTGGCTTCTGTTTTGGCTGTTGCATTAGCATCCGCCATTGTTTTCGAAACGTTCAGGAGAAAGTATAACCACTC CTGTCATGTTGAGGCCCCTCCTGTCTTTGAAGATCCCAATTCATTGAAGCCG GTCAAGTGTCCTCATATTCTTGATCCTGCTGAGAAGTATATTTCCTTGATAGTTCCAGCATACAATGAGGAGTATAGGCTTCCAGGAGCTCTCGACGAAACCTTGAA CTACCTTCAAGAACGCACAGCAAAGGACAAGCTTTTTTCATATGAG GGAGGTTTTTTGGGTACTATTTTTAGAGCAAGCTTTCTTGTTGAAATATGTAAAGCAGCAGATACTCCCGTCCTGGTACAT GTGGTGATTGTTGATGATGGAAGCACTGATGGTACCAAAAGAGTAGCTTTTGACTATGTGAAGAGGTACACCGTAGACAATATAAGAGTAGTCCTTCTTGGAAGGAACCATGGGAAGGGTGAAGCAATAAGAAAA GGCGTGCTACACTCACGTGGTGAACTAATATTAATGCTCGATGCTGATGGGGCAACCAAAGTGTGTGACCTTGAGAAACTAGAAAATCAG ATTCTTGCACTTGCTATGGAGGAGCGCAAGTTTGGAGACTCTTCAGCTAGTGATTCAACTTTAAGAATCTCCGATGTCCCAATTGCTGCTTTTGGGTCTCGTGCTCACCTTGAGGAGAAGGCTCTGGCAACA AGAAAGTGGTATCGCAATTTTTTGATGAAGGGATTTCATCTCGTAGTTCTGTTGGCTGCTGGTCCTGGAATTCGTGACACACAG AGCTGCTGCGCGGAAGCTTTTCATGAATGTCCGCTTGAAACG GTGGTGCTTTGA